In one window of Escherichia coli DSM 30083 = JCM 1649 = ATCC 11775 DNA:
- the ynjH gene encoding YnjH family protein: MSRALIAVVLAFPLITLANPHYHPDVEVNVPPEVFSSGGQSAQPCTQCCVYQDQNYSEGAVIKAEGILLQCQRDDKTLSTNPLVWRRVKP; this comes from the coding sequence GTGAGTCGAGCATTGATCGCCGTAGTATTAGCATTTCCATTAATTACACTGGCTAACCCGCATTATCATCCGGACGTGGAGGTAAACGTACCGCCAGAAGTGTTCAGTTCAGGCGGGCAGTCAGCGCAGCCCTGTACTCAGTGCTGCGTTTATCAGGATCAAAATTATTCTGAAGGGGCAGTAATTAAAGCCGAAGGAATACTGCTGCAATGCCAACGGGATGACAAAACCCTAAGCACTAATCCGCTGGTCTGGCGGCGCGTGAAGCCATAA
- the ynjB gene encoding ABC transporter substrate-binding protein encodes MRHCGWLLGLLSLFSLATHASDWQEIKNEAKGQTVWFNAWGGDTAINRYLDWVSGEMKTHYAINLKIVRLADAADAVKRIQTEVAAGRKTGGSVDLLWVNGENFRTLKEANLLQTGWAETLPNWRYVDTQLPVREDFSVPTEGAESPWGGAQLTFIARRDVTPQPPQTPQALLEFAKANPGTVTYPRPPDFTGTAFLEQLLIMLTPDPTALKEAPDDATFARVTAPLWQYLDALHPYLWREGKDFPPSPARMDALLKANTLRLSLTFNPAHAQQKIASGDLPASSYSFGFREGMIGNVHFVTIPANANASAAAKVVANFLLSPDAQLRKADPAVWGDPSVLDPQKLPDGQRESLQSRMPQDLPPVLAEPHAGWVNALEQEWLHRYSTH; translated from the coding sequence ATGCGCCATTGTGGGTGGTTGCTGGGATTGTTATCGCTGTTTTCTTTGGCAACACATGCCAGTGACTGGCAGGAAATAAAAAATGAGGCCAAAGGACAAACCGTATGGTTTAACGCCTGGGGCGGCGATACCGCAATTAACCGCTATCTCGACTGGGTTAGCGGCGAGATGAAAACCCATTACGCTATAAACCTGAAGATTGTTCGTCTCGCGGATGCCGCAGACGCGGTGAAACGCATTCAGACCGAAGTTGCTGCCGGACGTAAAACGGGCGGTTCGGTGGATCTGCTCTGGGTGAACGGCGAAAACTTCCGCACCTTAAAAGAGGCCAATTTATTACAAACGGGCTGGGCGGAGACTCTGCCCAACTGGCGCTATGTCGACACACAGCTTCCGGTGCGGGAAGATTTTTCAGTGCCTACAGAAGGGGCTGAATCGCCCTGGGGCGGCGCACAACTGACGTTTATCGCCCGCCGCGATGTTACGCCACAGCCACCACAAACGCCGCAAGCCTTACTGGAGTTTGCTAAAGCCAATCCCGGCACGGTTACCTATCCCCGCCCACCGGACTTTACCGGCACGGCGTTTCTTGAACAGTTGCTGATTATGCTAACGCCAGATCCCACAGCATTAAAAGAAGCGCCGGACGATGCGACTTTCGCCCGCGTCACTGCGCCCTTGTGGCAATATCTTGATGCACTGCATCCGTATTTATGGCGCGAAGGAAAGGATTTCCCGCCTTCGCCCGCGCGGATGGATGCTCTGCTGAAAGCTAACACATTGCGCCTGTCGCTGACCTTTAACCCTGCACATGCGCAGCAAAAAATCGCCAGCGGCGATTTGCCTGCAAGCAGTTACAGTTTTGGTTTTCGCGAGGGGATGATTGGCAACGTCCATTTCGTCACCATTCCTGCCAACGCGAATGCCAGTGCTGCGGCGAAGGTAGTTGCCAATTTCCTGCTCTCACCCGATGCGCAACTGCGTAAAGCAGATCCCGCTGTCTGGGGCGATCCTTCTGTTCTCGATCCGCAAAAACTGCCTGACGGGCAGCGCGAATCATTGCAATCGAGAATGCCGCAGGATCTGCCGCCTGTACTGGCTGAACCGCACGCAGGTTGGGTAAATGCGCTGGAACAAGAATGGCTACACCGTTACAGTACGCATTAA
- the gdhA gene encoding NADP-specific glutamate dehydrogenase, which translates to MDQTYSLESFLNHVQKRDPNQTEFAQAVREVMTTLWPFLEQNPKYRQMSLLERLVEPERVIQFRVVWVDDRNQVQVNRAWRVQFSSAIGPYKGGMRFHPSVNLSILKFLGFEQTFKNALTTLPMGGGKGGSDFDPKGKSEGEVMRFCQALMTELYRHLGADTDVPAGDIGVGGREVGFMAGMMKKLSNNTACVFTGKGLSFGGSLIRPEATGYGLVYFTEAMLKRHGMGFEGMRVSVSGSGNVAQYAIEKAMEFGARVITASDSSGTVVDESGFTKEKLARLIEIKASRDGRVADYAKEFGLVYLEGQQPWSVPVDIALPCATQNELDVDAAHQLIANGVKAVAEGANMPTTIEATELFQQAGVLFAPGKAANAGGVATSGLEMAQNAARLGWKAEKVDARLHHIMLDIHHACVEHGGEGEQTNYVQGANIAGFVKVADAMLSQGVI; encoded by the coding sequence ATGGATCAGACATATTCTCTGGAGTCATTCCTCAACCATGTCCAAAAGCGCGACCCGAATCAAACCGAGTTCGCGCAAGCCGTTCGTGAAGTAATGACCACACTCTGGCCTTTTCTTGAACAAAATCCCAAATATCGTCAGATGTCATTACTGGAGCGTCTGGTTGAACCGGAGCGCGTGATCCAGTTTCGCGTAGTATGGGTTGATGATCGCAACCAGGTGCAGGTCAACCGTGCATGGCGTGTGCAGTTCAGCTCTGCCATCGGCCCGTACAAAGGCGGTATGCGCTTCCATCCGTCAGTTAACCTCTCCATTCTCAAATTCCTCGGCTTCGAACAAACCTTCAAAAATGCCCTGACTACTCTACCGATGGGCGGTGGTAAAGGCGGCAGCGATTTCGACCCGAAAGGAAAAAGCGAAGGCGAAGTTATGCGTTTCTGCCAGGCGCTGATGACTGAACTGTATCGCCACCTGGGCGCGGATACTGACGTTCCGGCAGGTGATATCGGCGTTGGTGGTCGTGAAGTCGGCTTTATGGCGGGGATGATGAAAAAGCTCTCCAACAATACCGCCTGCGTCTTCACCGGTAAGGGCCTTTCATTTGGCGGCAGTCTTATTCGCCCGGAAGCTACCGGCTACGGTCTGGTTTATTTCACAGAAGCAATGCTAAAACGCCACGGTATGGGTTTTGAAGGAATGCGCGTTTCCGTTTCTGGCTCCGGCAACGTCGCCCAGTACGCTATCGAAAAAGCGATGGAATTTGGTGCTCGAGTGATCACTGCGTCAGACTCCAGCGGCACTGTAGTTGATGAAAGCGGATTCACGAAAGAAAAACTGGCGCGTCTTATCGAAATCAAAGCCAGCCGCGATGGTCGAGTGGCAGATTACGCCAAAGAATTTGGTCTGGTCTATCTCGAAGGCCAACAACCGTGGTCTGTACCGGTTGATATCGCCCTGCCTTGCGCAACCCAGAACGAACTGGATGTTGACGCCGCGCATCAGCTTATCGCCAATGGCGTTAAAGCCGTCGCCGAAGGGGCAAATATGCCGACCACCATCGAAGCGACTGAACTGTTCCAGCAGGCAGGCGTACTGTTTGCACCGGGTAAAGCGGCTAATGCTGGCGGTGTAGCAACATCGGGCCTGGAAATGGCGCAAAACGCTGCGCGCCTGGGCTGGAAAGCCGAGAAAGTTGACGCACGTTTGCATCACATCATGCTGGATATCCACCATGCCTGTGTTGAGCATGGTGGTGAAGGTGAGCAAACCAACTACGTGCAGGGCGCGAACATTGCCGGTTTTGTGAAGGTTGCGGATGCGATGTTAAGCCAGGGCGTGATTTAA
- the nudG gene encoding CTP pyrophosphohydrolase: MKMIEVVAAIIERDGKILLAQRPAQSDQAGLWEFAGGKVEPDESQRQALVRELNEELGIEATVGDYVASHQREVSGRIIHLHAWHVPDFHGTLQAHEHQALVWCSPEEALRYPLAPADIPLLEAFMASRAARPAD, encoded by the coding sequence ATGAAAATGATTGAAGTTGTTGCCGCCATCATCGAACGTGATGGCAAAATTTTACTCGCGCAACGCCCTGCCCAGAGCGATCAGGCGGGATTATGGGAGTTTGCCGGTGGTAAAGTCGAGCCGGATGAAAGCCAGCGGCAGGCGCTGGTGCGTGAGTTAAACGAAGAACTGGGCATCGAAGCAACTGTTGGTGACTATGTTGCCAGCCATCAGCGAGAAGTTTCGGGGCGGATTATCCATCTTCATGCCTGGCACGTACCCGACTTCCACGGGACGTTACAGGCACATGAACATCAGGCGCTGGTCTGGTGCTCACCTGAAGAGGCGCTGCGATATCCGCTGGCCCCTGCTGACATTCCATTATTAGAGGCGTTTATGGCTTCACGCGCCGCCAGACCAGCGGATTAG
- the ynjC gene encoding ABC transporter permease, translating into MATPLQYALIFLLWAMMAVIYAPLIPAALTLISPALSLTHWQALFADPQLPQALLATLVSTTIAAVGALLIALLVIVALWPGPKWQRMCARLPWLLAIPHVAFATSALLIFADGGLLYDYFPYFTPPMDKLGIGLGLTLAVKESAFLLWILAAVLSEKRLLQQLIVLDSLGYSRWQCLNWLLLPSVASALAMAMLAIVAWSLSVVDVAIILGPGNPPTLAVISWQWLTQGDADQQTKGALASLLLMLLLAAYVLLGYLLWRGWRRTIPRVDGVRKPATPLLPGNTLASFLPLTGVLCVVLLAILADQSTINSEALINSLTMGLVAAFISLLLLLLWLEWGPQRRQLWLWLPILLPALPLVAGQYTLALWLNLDGSWTAVVWGHLLWVMPWMLFILQPAWQRIDSRLILIAQTLGWSRAKIFFYVKCPLMLRPALIAFAVGFSVSIAQYMPTLWLGAGRFPTLTTEAVALSSGGSNGILAAQALWQLLLPLIIFALTALVAKWVGYVRQGLR; encoded by the coding sequence ATGGCTACACCGTTACAGTACGCATTAATCTTTTTGCTGTGGGCGATGATGGCGGTGATTTATGCACCGCTGATCCCGGCAGCTCTGACGCTGATATCGCCTGCTTTGTCGTTGACGCACTGGCAGGCGTTATTTGCCGATCCACAGTTACCGCAGGCATTACTGGCAACGCTGGTGTCGACAACCATTGCGGCGGTCGGGGCGTTGTTGATTGCCCTGCTGGTGATTGTGGCGCTGTGGCCAGGGCCGAAATGGCAGCGTATGTGCGCCCGTCTGCCGTGGCTGCTCGCCATTCCCCATGTGGCTTTTGCCACCAGCGCCCTTCTGATCTTTGCTGACGGAGGGCTGCTTTATGACTATTTCCCGTATTTCACTCCGCCAATGGACAAATTGGGTATTGGGCTGGGCCTCACCCTGGCGGTAAAAGAAAGCGCATTTCTGCTGTGGATCTTAGCGGCAGTATTGAGCGAAAAACGGCTGTTGCAGCAACTCATTGTGCTGGATTCGCTGGGCTACAGCCGCTGGCAATGCCTGAACTGGCTGCTGTTGCCCTCCGTCGCGTCTGCGTTAGCAATGGCGATGCTGGCGATTGTCGCCTGGTCGCTGTCGGTCGTGGATGTGGCGATTATTCTTGGGCCAGGTAATCCCCCGACGCTGGCGGTAATTAGCTGGCAGTGGTTAACTCAGGGCGACGCCGATCAACAAACGAAAGGTGCACTCGCCAGCCTGCTGCTGATGCTGTTACTCGCCGCCTACGTTTTGCTGGGCTATCTGCTATGGCGTGGCTGGCGACGTACTATTCCCCGCGTAGATGGCGTTCGTAAGCCTGCCACGCCTTTATTGCCAGGCAATACGCTGGCGAGTTTTTTACCCTTAACCGGTGTGCTGTGTGTGGTTCTGCTGGCGATCCTCGCGGATCAGTCGACGATCAATAGTGAAGCGCTCATCAACAGCCTGACAATGGGGCTGGTGGCGGCATTCATCTCTTTGCTCCTGTTACTGCTGTGGCTGGAATGGGGGCCACAGCGTCGCCAGTTGTGGCTATGGTTGCCCATTTTATTACCCGCTCTGCCGCTGGTGGCGGGCCAGTACACGCTGGCGCTATGGCTGAACCTGGATGGAAGCTGGACGGCGGTGGTCTGGGGGCATCTGCTGTGGGTAATGCCGTGGATGCTGTTTATCCTGCAACCCGCCTGGCAGCGCATTGATTCACGGTTAATTTTGATTGCGCAAACACTGGGCTGGTCGCGGGCCAAAATCTTCTTTTACGTAAAATGTCCACTTATGTTGCGCCCTGCGCTGATTGCCTTCGCGGTGGGATTTTCAGTCAGTATTGCGCAGTATATGCCGACGCTGTGGCTGGGCGCGGGGCGTTTTCCGACGCTCACCACTGAAGCGGTGGCATTAAGCAGCGGCGGCAGCAACGGTATTCTCGCCGCCCAGGCTTTATGGCAACTGCTGTTACCGCTTATTATTTTTGCCCTGACCGCGTTAGTCGCAAAATGGGTAGGTTATGTCAGACAAGGACTCCGCTAA
- the ynjD gene encoding ATP-binding cassette domain-containing protein, translated as MLCVKNVSLRLPESRLLTNVNFTVDKGDIVTLMGPSGCGKSTLFSWMIGALAGQFSCTGELWLNEQRIDMLPTAQRQISILFQDALLFDQFSVGQNLLLALPATLKGNARRNAVNDALERSGLDGAFHQDPATLSGGQRARVALLRALLAQPKALLLDEPFSRLDVALRDNFRHWVFSEIRAMAIPVVQVTHDLQDVPPDSPVLDMAQWSENYNKLR; from the coding sequence ATGCTCTGCGTGAAAAATGTTTCGCTACGTTTACCAGAAAGCCGCTTGCTGACAAACGTTAACTTTACAGTAGATAAAGGTGACATTGTCACGTTAATGGGACCATCCGGCTGCGGGAAATCCACTCTGTTTTCGTGGATGATTGGTGCGCTGGCCGGACAGTTTTCTTGTACAGGGGAGCTATGGCTTAATGAGCAACGGATTGACATGCTACCCACCGCACAGCGTCAGATTAGCATTCTTTTCCAGGATGCACTGTTATTTGACCAGTTCAGCGTCGGGCAAAATTTACTGCTGGCGCTACCGGCGACACTTAAGGGGAATGCCCGACGTAATGCCGTGAATGATGCACTTGAGCGTTCAGGCCTTGACGGAGCGTTCCATCAGGATCCTGCCACTTTGTCTGGCGGTCAGCGAGCGCGCGTTGCTCTGCTGCGCGCCCTTCTCGCTCAGCCAAAAGCGTTGCTACTGGATGAGCCCTTCAGCCGTCTTGATGTGGCCCTGCGCGATAATTTTCGCCATTGGGTGTTCAGCGAAATTCGCGCCATGGCGATCCCTGTTGTGCAGGTGACGCACGATCTTCAGGATGTTCCTCCTGATAGCCCCGTTCTGGATATGGCGCAGTGGTCAGAAAATTACAACAAACTGCGATAA
- the topB gene encoding DNA topoisomerase III, whose amino-acid sequence MRLFIAEKPSLARAIADVLPKPHRKGDGFIECGNGQVVTWCIGHLLEQAQPDAYDSRYARWNLADLPIVPEKWQLQPRPSVTKQLNVIKRFLHEASEIVHAGDPDREGQLLVDEVLDYLQLAPEKRQQIQRCLINDLNPQAVERAIDRLRSNSEFVPLCVSALARARADWLYGINMTRAYTILGRNAGYQGVLSVGRVQTPVLGLVVRRDEEIENFVAKDFFEVKAHIVTPADERFTAIWQPSEACEPYQDEEGRLLHRPLAEHVVNRISGQPAIVTSYNDKRESESAPLPFSLSALQIEAAKRFGLSAQNVLDICQKLYETHKLITYPRSDCRYLPEEHFAGRHAVMNAISVHAPDLLPQPVVDPDIRNRCWDDKKVDAHHAIIPTARSSAINLTENEAKVYNLIARQYLMQFCPDAVFRKCVIELDIAKGKFVAKARFLAEAGWRTLLGSKERDEENDGTPLPVVAKGDELLCEKGEVVERQTQPPRHFTDATLLSAMTGIARFVQDKDLKKILRATDGLGTEATRAGIIELLFKRGFLTKKGRYIHSTDAGKALFHSLPEMATRPDMTAHWESVLTQISEKQCRYQDFMQPLVGTLYQLIDQAKRTSVRQFRGIMAPGGREGKKKDSPRKRAPKKSPPSEEAGNGVIT is encoded by the coding sequence ATGCGGTTGTTTATTGCCGAAAAACCGAGTCTGGCGCGCGCCATTGCTGATGTCCTGCCTAAACCGCACCGGAAAGGCGATGGCTTTATCGAATGCGGTAATGGTCAGGTGGTGACCTGGTGTATCGGTCACCTGCTTGAGCAGGCGCAGCCAGACGCCTACGACAGCCGCTATGCGCGCTGGAATCTTGCGGATTTGCCGATTGTCCCGGAAAAGTGGCAATTACAGCCCCGACCCTCCGTGACTAAACAACTTAATGTCATCAAACGCTTCCTGCATGAAGCCAGCGAAATCGTTCACGCCGGAGACCCGGATCGCGAAGGGCAACTGCTGGTGGATGAAGTGCTGGACTACCTGCAACTGGCACCGGAAAAGCGCCAGCAGATACAGCGTTGTTTGATAAACGACCTGAACCCGCAGGCGGTTGAGCGGGCGATCGATCGTCTTCGCTCCAATAGCGAGTTTGTACCGCTGTGCGTTTCTGCACTGGCGCGGGCGCGGGCTGACTGGCTGTACGGCATTAATATGACCCGTGCGTATACCATTCTCGGTCGCAATGCCGGTTATCAGGGCGTGCTTTCCGTGGGACGCGTGCAGACGCCCGTACTCGGACTGGTGGTGCGCCGCGACGAAGAGATTGAAAACTTCGTGGCGAAAGACTTCTTTGAAGTCAAAGCACATATCGTGACACCTGCCGATGAGCGGTTTACCGCTATCTGGCAACCGAGCGAAGCGTGTGAACCGTACCAGGATGAAGAAGGGCGCTTGTTACATCGTCCACTGGCGGAGCATGTGGTTAACCGCATTAGTGGTCAACCAGCTATTGTCACCAGCTATAACGATAAACGGGAATCAGAATCCGCGCCGCTGCCTTTTTCGCTTTCGGCGTTGCAGATTGAAGCGGCTAAACGTTTTGGTCTGAGCGCGCAGAACGTGCTTGATATCTGCCAGAAGCTGTACGAAACGCACAAGCTAATCACTTATCCGCGTTCCGATTGCCGCTATTTGCCAGAAGAACATTTTGCCGGACGCCACGCGGTGATGAATGCTATCAGCGTTCATGCACCGGATCTGTTGCCGCAGCCAGTGGTAGATCCAGATATACGCAACCGCTGTTGGGATGACAAAAAGGTCGATGCGCACCACGCCATCATTCCGACCGCACGGAGTTCTGCGATCAACCTGACGGAGAACGAAGCGAAGGTCTATAACCTGATTGCCCGTCAGTACTTGATGCAGTTCTGCCCGGATGCGGTGTTCCGCAAGTGTGTTATCGAACTGGACATTGCCAAAGGCAAATTTGTCGCTAAAGCCCGTTTTCTTGCTGAAGCAGGCTGGCGCACGCTGTTAGGCAGCAAAGAGCGCGATGAAGAAAACGACGGCACGCCGCTGCCTGTGGTGGCGAAAGGCGATGAATTGTTGTGCGAAAAAGGCGAAGTGGTAGAGCGGCAAACCCAGCCGCCACGCCATTTTACCGATGCAACACTGCTTTCGGCGATGACCGGGATCGCACGCTTTGTGCAGGACAAAGATCTGAAAAAGATCCTTCGTGCGACCGATGGTCTGGGGACAGAAGCAACGCGTGCCGGGATTATTGAATTGTTGTTCAAGCGGGGTTTCCTGACCAAAAAAGGGCGCTATATCCACTCCACCGACGCCGGAAAAGCGCTATTCCATTCGCTGCCAGAAATGGCGACGCGACCGGACATGACCGCGCACTGGGAATCGGTGCTGACGCAAATCAGCGAAAAGCAGTGTCGCTATCAGGACTTTATGCAGCCGCTGGTGGGGACATTGTACCAGTTGATTGATCAGGCAAAGCGCACGTCGGTAAGGCAGTTTCGGGGAATAATGGCTCCCGGCGGTAGAGAAGGGAAGAAAAAGGATTCGCCACGCAAGAGAGCGCCGAAAAAAAGCCCGCCATCAGAAGAGGCGGGCAATGGAGTGATAACATAA
- the ynjE gene encoding thiosulfate sulfurtransferase YnjE: protein MKRVSQMTALAMALGLACASSWAAELAKPLTLDQLQQQNGKAIDTRPSAFYNGWPQTLNGPSGHEPAALNLSASWLDKMSTEQLNEWIKQHNLKADAPVALYGNDKDVDAVKTRLQKAGFTHISILSDALSEPSRLQKLPHFEQLVYPQWLHDLQQGKEVTAKPAGDWKVIEAAWGAPKFYLISHIPGADYIDTNEVESEPLWNKVSDEQLKAMLAKHGIRHDTTVILYGRDVYAAARVAQIMLYAGVKDVRLLDGGWQTWSDAGLPVERGTPPKVKAEPDFGVKIPAQPQLMLDMEQARGLLHRQDASLVSIRSWPEFIGTTSGYSYIKPKGEIAGARWGHAGSDSTHMEDFHNPDGTMRSADDITAMWKAWNIKPDQQVSFYCGTGWRASETFMYARAMGWNNVSVYDGGWYEWSSDPKNPVATGERGPDSSK from the coding sequence ATGAAACGTGTTTCTCAAATGACCGCGCTGGCAATGGCTTTAGGGCTGGCTTGCGCTTCTTCGTGGGCCGCTGAACTGGCGAAGCCTCTTACACTTGACCAGCTTCAACAACAAAATGGCAAAGCGATTGATACTCGCCCCAGCGCGTTTTATAACGGCTGGCCACAAACCTTAAATGGCCCTTCCGGTCATGAACCTGCCGCCTTAAACCTCTCTGCTAGCTGGCTCGACAAAATGAGCACCGAACAGCTCAACGAGTGGATCAAGCAACATAACCTGAAAGCCGATGCCCCGGTGGCGCTGTACGGTAATGACAAAGATGTCGACGCCGTCAAAACGCGACTGCAAAAAGCAGGTTTTACGCATATCTCCATCCTGAGTGACGCGCTAAGCGAACCTTCCCGTTTGCAAAAACTGCCGCACTTTGAACAGCTGGTATATCCGCAGTGGCTGCATGACCTGCAACAAGGTAAAGAGGTTACGGCGAAACCTGCCGGTGACTGGAAAGTCATTGAAGCGGCCTGGGGCGCTCCAAAATTTTACCTTATCAGCCATATTCCCGGCGCTGACTACATCGACACCAACGAAGTGGAAAGCGAACCGCTGTGGAACAAAGTTTCTGATGAACAACTGAAAGCGATGCTGGCAAAACACGGTATTCGCCATGACACCACGGTCATTCTGTACGGGCGTGACGTATACGCTGCAGCGCGTGTGGCGCAAATTATGCTTTATGCCGGCGTGAAAGATGTGCGCCTGCTGGACGGAGGCTGGCAAACCTGGTCCGACGCGGGTCTGCCCGTTGAGCGCGGAACGCCACCGAAAGTGAAAGCGGAACCGGATTTCGGCGTGAAGATCCCGGCACAACCGCAACTGATGCTTGATATGGAACAAGCGCGTGGACTGCTGCATCGCCAGGATGCATCGCTGGTGAGCATTCGTTCGTGGCCAGAATTTATCGGTACGACCAGCGGTTACAGCTATATTAAACCAAAAGGTGAAATAGCCGGAGCACGTTGGGGACACGCAGGTAGCGACTCGACGCATATGGAAGATTTCCATAACCCGGATGGCACCATGCGCAGCGCCGATGATATTACCGCCATGTGGAAAGCATGGAATATCAAACCAGATCAGCAAGTTTCATTCTACTGCGGTACTGGCTGGCGCGCGTCCGAAACCTTTATGTACGCACGCGCAATGGGCTGGAATAACGTCTCCGTTTACGACGGCGGCTGGTACGAATGGAGCAGCGATCCAAAAAATCCGGTAGCAACCGGTGAACGCGGCCCGGACAGCAGCAAATAA
- the ynjF gene encoding CDP-alcohol phosphatidyltransferase family protein, with translation MLDRHLHPRIKPLLYQCVRVLDKPGITPDGLTLVGFAIGVLALPFLALGWYLAALIVILLNRLLDGLDGALARRRGLTDAGGFLDISLDFLFYALVPFGFILAAPEQNALAGGWLLFAFIGTGSSFLAFAALAAKHQIDNPGYAHKSFYYLGGLTEGSETILLFVLSCLFPGCFPWFAWVFGALCWMTTFTRVWSGYLTLKSLQRQ, from the coding sequence GTGCTAGACCGCCATCTTCATCCCCGGATTAAACCGTTGTTGTATCAGTGCGTGCGGGTTCTTGATAAACCGGGCATTACGCCAGATGGTTTAACATTAGTGGGATTTGCTATCGGCGTGCTGGCACTGCCGTTTCTGGCGCTGGGCTGGTATCTGGCGGCGCTAATCGTCATTTTGTTAAACAGGCTGCTTGATGGTCTGGACGGTGCGCTGGCGCGGCGCAGAGGGCTTACCGACGCGGGCGGCTTTCTCGATATTTCTCTCGATTTTCTTTTTTACGCGCTGGTGCCTTTTGGGTTTATCCTCGCCGCACCGGAGCAAAACGCCCTGGCAGGCGGCTGGCTGCTGTTTGCGTTTATCGGCACGGGCAGCAGTTTTCTCGCTTTTGCTGCGCTGGCGGCGAAACATCAGATTGATAATCCCGGTTATGCGCATAAATCGTTTTATTATCTGGGCGGGTTAACCGAAGGCAGCGAGACGATTTTGCTGTTTGTTCTGAGTTGCCTCTTTCCGGGCTGTTTTCCGTGGTTTGCGTGGGTATTTGGTGCGTTGTGCTGGATGACGACCTTTACGCGGGTGTGGAGTGGGTATCTGACGCTGAAGTCGCTCCAGCGTCAGTAA
- the selD gene encoding selenide, water dikinase SelD, producing MSENSIRLTQYSHGAGCGCKISPKVLETILHSEQAKFVDPNLLVGNETRDDAAVYDLGNGTSVISTTDFFMPIVDNPFDFGRIAATNAISDIFAMGGKPIMAIAILGWPINKLSPEIAREVTEGGRYACRQAGIALAGGHSIDAPEPIFGLAVTGIVPTERVKKNSTAQAGCKLFLTKPLGIGVLTTAEKKSLLKPEHQGLATEVMCRMNIAGASFANIEGVKAMTDVTGFGLLGHLSEMCQGAGVQARVDYEAIPKLPGVEEYIKLGAVPGGTERNFASYGHLMGEMPREVRDLLCDPQTSGGLLLAVTPEAEDEVKATAAEFGIELSAIGELVSARGGRAMVEIR from the coding sequence ATGAGCGAGAACTCGATTCGTTTGACCCAATACAGCCACGGCGCTGGTTGCGGCTGTAAAATTTCCCCAAAAGTGTTGGAAACCATCCTGCACAGTGAGCAGGCGAAGTTTGTTGATCCGAATTTGCTTGTGGGTAATGAAACCCGCGATGATGCGGCGGTGTACGATCTGGGCAATGGCACCAGTGTCATCAGCACCACCGACTTCTTTATGCCGATCGTTGATAATCCTTTCGATTTTGGCCGCATTGCGGCGACTAACGCCATCAGCGATATCTTTGCGATGGGTGGCAAACCGATTATGGCGATTGCGATCCTCGGCTGGCCGATCAACAAACTTTCCCCGGAAATTGCCCGCGAAGTGACCGAGGGTGGACGCTATGCATGCCGTCAGGCGGGTATAGCGCTGGCTGGCGGTCACTCCATCGATGCACCGGAACCGATTTTTGGTCTGGCGGTGACGGGGATCGTACCGACCGAGAGGGTGAAGAAAAACAGTACTGCACAAGCCGGATGCAAACTGTTCCTGACGAAACCGCTGGGGATAGGCGTTCTCACCACAGCCGAGAAAAAATCGCTGCTGAAACCGGAACATCAGGGACTGGCGACGGAAGTGATGTGCCGGATGAATATTGCAGGCGCGTCCTTTGCCAATATCGAAGGCGTAAAAGCGATGACCGACGTTACTGGTTTTGGTCTGCTGGGCCATTTGAGCGAAATGTGTCAGGGTGCTGGTGTGCAGGCGCGCGTCGATTATGAGGCGATCCCGAAACTGCCGGGTGTTGAAGAGTATATTAAGCTGGGCGCAGTACCTGGCGGCACCGAACGCAACTTTGCCAGCTATGGTCATCTGATGGGTGAAATGCCGCGTGAAGTGCGCGATCTACTGTGCGATCCGCAAACTTCTGGCGGTCTGCTGCTGGCTGTTACTCCTGAAGCTGAAGACGAAGTGAAAGCCACTGCCGCTGAGTTTGGTATTGAACTGTCGGCTATTGGTGAACTTGTTTCCGCCCGTGGTGGTCGTGCCATGGTTGAGATTCGTTAA